A stretch of the Chlamydiota bacterium genome encodes the following:
- a CDS encoding sigma-70 family RNA polymerase sigma factor, with the protein MQPPPKELLIRASEGDAEAFEQIYRATADYVYTIAVGITGNRADAEEVAQDVFVKVHRGLGRFRFEASFTTWLYRITVNRALTEAKRSGRRRARRAEFDDGMAVEDPRNATRETVEREENETRVRFLLKGLRPEQRACIVMREMDGMRYGEIARALGVKLNTVRSRIRRAREALCARARAGGGME; encoded by the coding sequence ATGCAGCCGCCACCGAAAGAACTCCTCATACGGGCGTCGGAGGGCGACGCGGAGGCGTTCGAGCAGATCTACCGTGCGACAGCGGACTACGTCTACACCATCGCCGTCGGGATCACCGGCAACCGGGCCGACGCGGAGGAGGTCGCGCAGGACGTCTTCGTGAAGGTCCACCGGGGACTCGGGAGGTTCCGTTTCGAGGCGTCGTTCACGACGTGGCTATACCGGATCACTGTCAACCGCGCCCTCACGGAGGCGAAAAGGTCCGGGCGGCGGCGCGCGCGGCGGGCCGAGTTCGACGACGGGATGGCGGTCGAGGATCCGCGCAACGCGACGCGCGAGACGGTCGAACGCGAGGAGAACGAAACGCGGGTGCGGTTTCTCCTGAAGGGGCTCAGGCCCGAACAGCGCGCGTGCATCGTGATGCGGGAGATGGACGGGATGCGGTACGGGGAGATCGCGCGGGCGCTGGGCGTGAAGCTCAATACGGTCCGATCGAGGATACGGAGGGCGCGGGAGGCGCTGTGCGCCCGCGCGCGGGCGGGGGGGGGGATGGAATGA
- a CDS encoding periplasmic heavy metal sensor: MKARLIGTLLSIAAVLPLAAATAYTQPVPPPEKDAPAVAPATGEETPPLPPPEKEGGWRMGRRLGRQQLKELNLTAEQQEKIDAQRKEQKAVMRVVRDALKAKHEELRAEIDKEKSDPAKIEGIAAELKKLEAQRIDQEVKGILRVKETLTPEQFKKLSSMREERRAGRRGRMGRGPRGREKGERPDEAPVAD, translated from the coding sequence ATGAAGGCACGACTGATCGGTACACTGTTGTCGATTGCGGCGGTTCTGCCGCTCGCGGCGGCGACGGCGTACACGCAGCCTGTGCCGCCGCCGGAAAAGGACGCGCCGGCGGTGGCCCCGGCGACCGGGGAGGAGACGCCGCCGCTTCCCCCCCCGGAAAAGGAGGGCGGATGGAGGATGGGGAGACGACTCGGCAGGCAGCAGTTGAAGGAGCTCAATCTGACCGCCGAGCAGCAGGAGAAGATCGACGCGCAGCGCAAGGAGCAGAAGGCCGTGATGCGGGTGGTGCGCGACGCGCTCAAGGCCAAGCACGAAGAGCTCCGCGCCGAGATCGACAAGGAGAAGTCGGATCCGGCGAAGATCGAGGGTATCGCCGCCGAGCTGAAGAAACTCGAGGCCCAGCGCATTGACCAGGAAGTCAAGGGGATCCTCAGGGTGAAGGAGACGCTGACCCCCGAGCAGTTTAAGAAGCTCAGCTCGATGCGCGAGGAGCGCAGGGCGGGGAGGCGTGGCCGCATGGGCAGGGGGCCTCGCGGCCGCGAAAAGGGCGAGCGGCCCGACGAGGCGCCCGTGGCCGATTGA
- a CDS encoding mechanosensitive ion channel family protein: MTAFLEALFIRRAAAAEGAAVASSFPRVQPWAAILVIYLCAWLAHRLSGRLAAHMVRLRSLTPRVRAATPERQRTLEALISGLISFLAFGIATFITASHFIRVDTLVWVIGLFSAAFGLSAAPVIRDVLTGVGFIFADTYAVGEKVEIAGVEGMIESITLRATLLRAPSGEMYVIPNGEIRTVRNFSRGRFSTLTVTMTVATGDLPRALEILDGLGRDAVALLPNLVEPWQIIAGTGVVGRNTELTLLARARFGKAATMRPRLLALVHERLASVGIPLGA, from the coding sequence ATGACGGCGTTCCTTGAGGCTCTGTTCATACGCCGCGCCGCCGCCGCTGAAGGCGCGGCGGTCGCGTCGTCCTTCCCCCGCGTGCAGCCGTGGGCGGCGATCCTCGTCATCTACCTGTGCGCATGGCTCGCCCATCGGCTCTCCGGTCGCCTCGCCGCGCACATGGTGCGTCTCCGGAGTCTCACCCCCCGCGTGCGCGCCGCGACGCCCGAGCGGCAGCGGACGCTCGAGGCGCTCATCTCGGGCCTCATCAGCTTTCTCGCCTTCGGCATCGCCACCTTCATCACCGCCTCGCATTTCATCCGCGTGGACACGCTCGTCTGGGTCATCGGTCTCTTCAGCGCGGCGTTCGGCCTCTCGGCTGCGCCGGTGATACGGGACGTGCTGACCGGCGTCGGATTCATCTTCGCCGACACCTACGCCGTCGGGGAAAAGGTCGAGATCGCGGGCGTCGAGGGGATGATCGAATCCATCACCCTGCGGGCGACGCTGCTCCGCGCCCCGTCGGGGGAGATGTACGTGATCCCCAACGGGGAGATCCGCACCGTGCGCAACTTCAGCCGCGGGAGGTTCTCGACCCTGACCGTGACGATGACGGTCGCCACCGGGGATCTCCCGCGCGCGCTGGAGATCCTCGATGGACTGGGACGGGACGCCGTCGCCCTGTTGCCGAACCTGGTCGAGCCGTGGCAGATCATCGCCGGCACCGGCGTCGTGGGTCGGAACACCGAGCTGACGTTACTCGCGCGGGCCCGGTTCGGGAAAGCCGCCACGATGCGCCCCCGCCTCCTCGCCCTGGTTCATGAGCGCCTGGCATCCGTCGGGATCCCTCTCGGCGCCTGA
- a CDS encoding GIY-YIG nuclease family protein, with product MKTGWCVYILRCRDGTLYTGVTNDLDRRLRAHEKGTASRYTRSRGPVALVYREASRGRSRALRREARIKRLNRVEKLLLIHAGRGALPCRHESAGEDAHRARGGLTRTPRARPPARGGEATGRRRRRGRRTKGR from the coding sequence GTGAAAACCGGATGGTGCGTGTATATCCTCAGGTGCCGCGACGGGACGCTGTACACCGGCGTCACGAACGACCTCGACCGGAGGCTGCGGGCGCACGAAAAGGGAACGGCTTCCCGCTACACGCGTTCCCGCGGGCCGGTGGCGCTGGTCTATCGCGAGGCATCGCGCGGCAGGTCCCGCGCCCTGCGGCGGGAGGCGCGGATCAAGCGGCTGAACCGGGTGGAGAAGCTGCTCCTGATCCACGCGGGACGCGGCGCGCTCCCGTGCAGGCACGAATCCGCGGGGGAGGATGCGCACCGCGCGCGCGGGGGTCTCACGAGAACTCCCCGCGCGCGCCCGCCCGCCCGCGGCGGGGAGGCTACAGGTAGACGACGTCGCCGGGGGAGAAGAACGAAAGGAAGGTGA
- a CDS encoding glycosyltransferase → MTPTTPHIDDYAPIVGDSTIDELRFLASRLEGRSVQFVNSTAMGGGVAEILNRMLPILTELGVQARWDVITGGNQFFDVTKKFHNSLHGKGVEITQTDFEIFMETSRRNIETMEIRGDIVFIHDPQPIALIRKKGGNRWIWRCHVDVSAPDPKLWGFLHDFIVGYDAAIFSAPRFAHPLPIRQFLISPSIDPLSDKNRELPRETIDAVLAKYEIPADKPLVTQISRFDRLKDPLGVIEAYRLVKPYTDCRLVLAGGTAVDDPEGMTVYREVCERAANDPDIRILLLPHNDIEVNALQRASTVLVQKSIREGFGLTVSEALWKGKPVVASHVGGIPLQVTHKYSGLLSRSIEGAAYAIKQMLNNPEFAVKMGANGREHVKNNFLITRHVRDYLLTFLSFFSPGDVVYL, encoded by the coding sequence ATGACACCGACCACGCCGCACATTGACGACTACGCCCCGATCGTCGGTGATTCCACCATCGACGAGCTGCGCTTCCTCGCGAGCCGGCTGGAGGGAAGGAGCGTCCAGTTCGTCAACTCGACCGCGATGGGGGGCGGCGTCGCCGAGATCCTCAACCGGATGCTGCCGATCCTCACGGAACTCGGCGTGCAGGCGCGCTGGGACGTCATCACGGGGGGGAACCAGTTCTTCGACGTGACGAAGAAGTTCCACAACTCGCTCCACGGGAAAGGGGTCGAGATCACCCAGACCGACTTCGAGATCTTCATGGAGACCAGCCGCCGGAACATCGAGACGATGGAGATCCGCGGCGACATCGTCTTCATCCACGATCCGCAGCCGATCGCCCTGATCAGGAAGAAGGGGGGGAACCGATGGATCTGGCGTTGCCACGTCGACGTCTCCGCCCCCGATCCGAAGCTCTGGGGTTTCCTCCACGACTTCATCGTCGGCTACGACGCCGCCATCTTCTCGGCCCCGCGCTTCGCCCACCCGCTCCCGATCCGCCAGTTCCTTATCTCCCCCTCCATCGACCCGTTGAGCGACAAGAACCGGGAACTTCCGCGGGAAACCATCGATGCCGTATTGGCCAAGTACGAGATCCCCGCCGACAAGCCGCTCGTCACCCAGATCTCCCGTTTCGACCGTTTAAAGGACCCGCTGGGGGTGATCGAGGCGTACCGGCTGGTGAAGCCGTACACGGACTGCCGGCTCGTCCTCGCGGGGGGCACCGCCGTGGACGACCCGGAGGGGATGACGGTCTACCGCGAGGTGTGCGAGCGCGCGGCGAACGACCCGGACATCCGCATCCTCCTGCTTCCCCACAACGACATCGAGGTGAACGCCCTCCAGCGGGCCTCCACCGTGCTCGTCCAGAAGTCGATCAGGGAGGGGTTCGGGCTCACGGTGTCGGAGGCGCTCTGGAAGGGAAAGCCCGTGGTCGCCTCGCACGTGGGGGGGATCCCGCTCCAGGTCACGCACAAATACTCGGGCCTGCTCAGCCGCTCGATCGAGGGGGCGGCCTACGCGATCAAGCAGATGCTGAACAACCCGGAATTCGCGGTGAAGATGGGGGCGAACGGGCGGGAGCACGTGAAGAACAACTTCCTCATCACCCGGCACGTGCGGGACTACCTGCTCACCTTCCTTTCGTTCTTCTCCCCCGGCGACGTCGTCTACCTGTAG
- the otsB gene encoding trehalose-phosphatase gives MRHLLRSWGEVRRRIAGRDAALFLDFDGTLAPIARTPAGASCPAETRALLRRLAAAPGVTVAIVSGRALRDVRRRVGLRGIVYVGCHGLEIEGPGMRRAVFASREGRAAVAKVRRALSRAAGRIPGALIEDKGCSCALHYRLVAAGNRPRVKALLRDATAGAVRRGAVRLKRGKMVLEILPPADWDKGSAVLWIEERLRRRSGARGLVPVYIGDDLTDEAAFRSFRRRRITARVGNARRSDARYRLRDTREVRRFLDLFLAERSCSR, from the coding sequence GTGCGCCACCTGCTGCGGTCATGGGGGGAGGTGCGGAGGCGGATCGCCGGGCGCGACGCGGCGCTCTTCCTCGACTTCGACGGGACGCTCGCCCCGATCGCCCGCACCCCCGCGGGGGCGTCGTGCCCGGCGGAGACCCGGGCGCTCCTGCGGCGCCTCGCGGCCGCGCCCGGCGTGACGGTCGCGATCGTCAGCGGGCGCGCCCTCCGGGACGTGCGGAGGCGCGTCGGCCTCCGCGGGATCGTCTACGTCGGCTGCCACGGGCTTGAGATCGAGGGGCCGGGGATGCGGCGCGCCGTCTTCGCGTCCCGGGAGGGACGCGCGGCGGTGGCGAAGGTCCGTCGGGCGCTGTCGCGCGCGGCGGGGCGGATCCCCGGGGCGCTGATCGAGGACAAGGGCTGCTCGTGCGCCCTCCACTACCGCCTCGTCGCGGCCGGGAACCGGCCGCGCGTGAAGGCGCTGCTGCGCGACGCCACGGCCGGTGCCGTTAGGCGCGGCGCCGTGCGCCTGAAGCGGGGAAAGATGGTCCTGGAAATCCTCCCCCCCGCGGACTGGGACAAGGGCTCGGCCGTGCTCTGGATCGAGGAGCGCCTGCGGCGGCGCAGCGGTGCGCGGGGTCTTGTCCCGGTCTACATCGGCGACGACCTCACCGACGAGGCCGCGTTCCGGTCGTTCCGGCGCCGCAGGATCACCGCGCGCGTCGGGAACGCCCGGCGGTCGGACGCCCGCTACCGCCTCCGTGACACGCGGGAGGTCAGGCGGTTTCTCGATCTGTTCCTCGCGGAAAGGAGCTGCAGCCGATGA
- a CDS encoding trehalose-6-phosphate synthase, producing MWTKESIERLVREKLGDYLLVVASNRQPYVHVLARGKVECRRGAGGVITALDPVMKACGGTWVAVGDGDADRRVTGPDGTLAVPPEEPRYTLRRVWLTKEEEDAYYYGYSNEALWPLCHMVFNRPEFRKEDWDYYKQVNRRFADAVMEEVGDRKAFVWIQDYHLCLLPRYLKERAGSRLIVAHFWHIPWPAHETFRICPQRREIIEGLLANDLIGFHTRYHCNNFMEVLDREIECKLDRERQSVTRGGHETLIRPYPISVDFEGLGRLADSSDCAALRDSLREEFGLDGCAVIAGLDRIDYTKGIPERLLAVDRLLEKHPELKEKVVFLQMGHLSRIHIQRYKDLNDEINARIEEINWKHSTEGWSPIRLARRHLSLKEALALYRVADVCLVSSLHDGMNLVAKEFVSSRTDEQGVLVLSTFTGAARELVDAVLINPYDREQTSDALHEALTMPPAERQRRMARLRGTVQVNNIFRWAGKIISELLRFDFTE from the coding sequence ATGTGGACCAAGGAAAGCATCGAGCGGCTGGTGCGTGAGAAGCTGGGCGACTACCTCCTCGTGGTCGCCTCGAACCGGCAGCCGTACGTCCACGTCCTCGCGCGGGGCAAGGTCGAGTGCCGGCGCGGCGCGGGGGGCGTCATCACCGCCCTCGACCCGGTGATGAAGGCCTGCGGCGGGACGTGGGTGGCGGTCGGCGACGGCGACGCGGACCGCCGGGTGACCGGGCCGGACGGCACGCTGGCCGTCCCCCCCGAGGAGCCCCGCTACACCCTGCGGCGGGTCTGGCTCACGAAGGAGGAGGAGGACGCCTACTACTACGGCTACTCGAACGAGGCCCTCTGGCCGCTCTGCCACATGGTCTTCAACCGGCCGGAGTTCCGGAAGGAGGACTGGGACTACTACAAGCAGGTGAACCGCAGGTTCGCGGATGCCGTGATGGAAGAGGTGGGGGACCGGAAGGCGTTCGTCTGGATACAGGACTACCATCTCTGCCTCCTCCCCCGGTACCTCAAGGAGCGCGCCGGCAGCCGGCTCATCGTCGCGCACTTCTGGCACATCCCATGGCCCGCGCACGAGACGTTCCGCATCTGCCCGCAGCGCAGGGAGATCATCGAGGGGCTGCTCGCAAACGACCTGATCGGCTTCCACACCCGCTACCACTGCAACAACTTCATGGAGGTCCTGGACCGCGAAATCGAGTGCAAGCTGGACCGGGAGCGGCAGTCGGTCACCCGCGGCGGGCACGAGACGCTCATCCGTCCCTACCCGATCAGCGTCGACTTCGAGGGCCTGGGCCGCCTCGCGGATTCCTCCGACTGCGCCGCGCTCAGGGACTCGCTCCGGGAGGAGTTCGGGCTCGACGGCTGCGCGGTGATCGCGGGTCTCGACCGCATCGACTACACGAAGGGGATCCCCGAACGGCTTCTCGCCGTCGACCGGCTCCTCGAGAAGCACCCCGAGCTGAAGGAGAAGGTCGTCTTCCTCCAGATGGGGCACCTCAGCCGGATCCACATCCAGAGATACAAGGACCTGAACGACGAGATCAACGCGCGCATCGAGGAGATCAACTGGAAACACTCCACGGAGGGATGGAGCCCCATCCGGTTGGCGCGGCGGCACCTGTCGCTGAAGGAGGCGCTCGCGCTCTACCGGGTCGCCGATGTCTGCCTGGTGAGCTCGCTGCACGACGGGATGAACCTCGTCGCCAAGGAGTTCGTCTCCAGCCGCACCGACGAGCAGGGCGTCCTCGTCTTGAGCACCTTCACCGGCGCGGCGCGCGAGCTCGTCGACGCGGTCCTGATCAACCCGTACGACCGGGAGCAGACGAGCGACGCGCTCCACGAGGCGTTGACGATGCCCCCGGCGGAACGGCAGCGGAGGATGGCGCGCCTGCGCGGGACCGTCCAGGTCAACAACATCTTCCGCTGGGCGGGCAAGATCATCTCGGAACTCCTCCGCTTCGACTTCACCGAGTGA
- a CDS encoding class I SAM-dependent methyltransferase, translated as MSPRGSHWKAARNAEAFVKGRSAAIPGAALQAEIIARLIETWRPGAERVLDLGCGDGILGELALRRCPRACVWFADFSEPMLAAARRRLKGERRARVVAADFGTRAWIAAVGEGRPFDVVLSGFAIHHQPHRRKRALYGEIFDLLAGGGLFLNLDHVKPPTEAVEELFTGLFVDRLFRLSGSGRSRAEIDAEYRSRSDKKERLLAPLEAQCRWLREAGFRDVDCYLRVLELALFGGRKPARRAGAPRGRRP; from the coding sequence ATGAGTCCGCGCGGGAGCCACTGGAAGGCGGCGAGGAACGCGGAGGCTTTCGTGAAGGGGCGGTCGGCGGCGATCCCCGGCGCCGCCCTCCAGGCCGAGATCATCGCCCGGCTGATCGAAACGTGGCGCCCCGGGGCGGAGAGGGTCCTCGACCTCGGTTGCGGGGACGGGATACTCGGCGAATTGGCGCTCAGGCGCTGTCCCCGCGCCTGCGTCTGGTTCGCGGACTTCTCCGAGCCGATGCTGGCCGCGGCGCGCCGGAGGCTCAAAGGGGAGCGGCGCGCCCGGGTCGTCGCCGCGGACTTCGGGACGCGGGCCTGGATCGCGGCGGTGGGGGAGGGAAGACCGTTCGACGTGGTGCTCTCCGGTTTCGCGATCCACCACCAGCCGCACCGGCGGAAGCGCGCCCTCTACGGCGAGATCTTCGACCTCCTCGCCGGGGGCGGCCTCTTCCTGAACCTCGACCACGTCAAGCCGCCGACGGAGGCGGTCGAGGAGCTGTTCACCGGTCTCTTCGTGGACCGCCTGTTCCGCCTCTCCGGCTCCGGGAGATCGCGCGCGGAGATCGACGCGGAGTACCGTTCCCGCTCCGACAAGAAGGAACGGCTCCTCGCCCCGCTCGAGGCGCAGTGCCGCTGGCTCCGGGAGGCCGGCTTCAGGGATGTGGACTGCTACCTCAGGGTGCTGGAGCTGGCCCTGTTCGGCGGCAGGAAGCCCGCCCGGCGCGCCGGCGCGCCGCGGGGGCGGCGCCCGTGA
- a CDS encoding SpoIIE family protein phosphatase, giving the protein MNRSGGIALRLALSILSSCAFIFAVIFSYQYVVSRRLIPCKIEENAKNLALRTAQRIETVIQSVEKVPNTLALSLEHAAYTRDELLGLVRGVVETTPEIYGSTVSFEPHLFERGARCFGPYYYKRNGEIAFAWLDDKYDYFRWDWYAEPKRTGRPVWTGPYYDEGGGNIIMATYSVPFHRSAGGGRRFAGVVTADVYLSWLEEIVSGIRIGETGYAFLISRDSTVVTHPRRELIMKEKLLDLAAERGDAQMERIAREMMRGASGFLPARSIVTRRPVWIGFEPIRSTGWSLGLSFPRGELMADVTRLSAAVLLLGLAGFAALLAVIAALAGTITRPLRELAAATRGVSGGTLDFALPPVRRGDEVGGLAAALAYMRDSLKTHIRELTEATAARERLESELAVARRIQAGMVPAEVPPFPGGERLDLRAILEPARQVGGDLYDFFVLDDGRLCIVVGDVSGKGIPAALFMARTITLVKAAAREERSPDGIVAKVNVELCRRNESCLFVTLFCAIVDAVRGELCYANAGHNPPLLARRGERAVFLRGGECIALGVEEEAAFKEATVSLSDGDTLFLYTDGVTEAFDPERRMFSEPRLVEEVSARAGDSAAELAEGILQRIREHAGDAPQSDDITMVVLKYGVCAARGSSPDGGAPPPG; this is encoded by the coding sequence GTGAACCGGTCCGGGGGGATCGCCCTCAGGCTCGCCCTCTCCATCCTTTCGAGCTGCGCCTTCATATTCGCCGTCATCTTCTCCTACCAGTACGTCGTCTCGCGCCGCCTCATCCCCTGCAAGATCGAGGAGAACGCGAAGAACCTCGCCCTCCGCACCGCCCAGAGGATCGAGACGGTGATCCAGTCGGTGGAGAAGGTGCCGAACACGCTCGCCCTGTCGCTGGAGCACGCCGCCTACACGCGCGACGAGCTCCTCGGCCTCGTGCGCGGCGTGGTCGAGACGACCCCCGAGATCTACGGCTCGACCGTCTCCTTCGAGCCGCACCTGTTCGAGCGCGGGGCGCGCTGTTTCGGCCCGTACTACTACAAGCGCAACGGGGAGATCGCCTTCGCGTGGCTCGACGACAAGTACGACTACTTCAGATGGGACTGGTACGCGGAGCCGAAGAGGACGGGGCGGCCGGTCTGGACCGGCCCGTACTACGACGAGGGCGGAGGCAACATCATCATGGCCACCTACAGCGTTCCGTTCCACCGGAGCGCGGGGGGCGGGCGGAGGTTCGCCGGCGTCGTGACCGCGGACGTCTACCTCTCCTGGCTGGAAGAGATCGTCTCGGGGATCAGGATCGGGGAGACCGGGTACGCGTTCCTGATCTCCAGGGACTCGACCGTCGTGACGCACCCGAGGCGCGAGCTGATCATGAAGGAGAAGCTCCTGGATCTCGCCGCGGAACGGGGCGACGCGCAGATGGAGAGGATCGCGCGTGAGATGATGCGCGGGGCGAGCGGCTTCCTCCCCGCCCGCAGCATCGTCACGCGGCGGCCGGTCTGGATCGGCTTCGAGCCGATCCGTTCCACCGGCTGGTCGCTGGGGCTGAGCTTTCCGCGCGGCGAACTGATGGCGGACGTCACCCGGCTCAGCGCCGCGGTCCTGCTCCTCGGCCTGGCGGGGTTCGCGGCGCTCCTGGCGGTGATCGCCGCCCTCGCGGGCACCATCACGCGCCCGCTCAGGGAACTCGCCGCCGCAACCCGCGGCGTCTCCGGGGGCACGCTGGACTTCGCCCTTCCCCCGGTGCGACGCGGCGACGAGGTGGGAGGTCTCGCCGCCGCCTTGGCGTACATGCGGGACTCCCTCAAGACCCACATCCGGGAACTGACCGAGGCGACCGCGGCGAGGGAACGATTGGAGAGCGAGCTCGCCGTCGCCAGGAGGATCCAGGCCGGGATGGTGCCGGCCGAGGTCCCGCCGTTCCCGGGAGGGGAGCGCCTGGATCTGCGCGCGATCCTCGAGCCCGCGCGGCAGGTGGGAGGGGACCTGTACGATTTCTTCGTCCTCGACGACGGGCGCCTGTGCATCGTCGTCGGCGACGTGTCCGGCAAGGGGATTCCCGCCGCCCTCTTCATGGCCAGGACCATCACGCTCGTCAAGGCGGCGGCCCGCGAGGAGCGGAGCCCGGACGGGATTGTGGCGAAGGTCAACGTCGAGCTCTGCCGCCGCAACGAATCGTGTCTCTTCGTCACGCTCTTCTGCGCCATCGTGGACGCCGTGCGCGGGGAGCTCTGCTATGCCAACGCGGGGCACAACCCCCCGCTTCTCGCCCGCCGCGGTGAGAGGGCCGTCTTCCTGAGGGGCGGCGAGTGCATCGCGCTGGGGGTCGAGGAGGAGGCGGCGTTCAAGGAGGCAACGGTTTCGCTCTCCGACGGCGACACGCTCTTTCTCTACACCGACGGGGTCACCGAGGCGTTCGATCCCGAGAGGCGGATGTTCTCCGAGCCGCGGCTGGTCGAGGAGGTGTCGGCCCGCGCCGGGGATTCGGCGGCGGAGCTCGCGGAGGGGATCCTGCAAAGGATCAGGGAGCACGCCGGGGACGCGCCCCAGTCGGACGACATCACCATGGTTGTGCTAAAATACGGTGTGTGCGCGGCGCGGGGATCCTCCCCCGACGGGGGGGCGCCGCCGCCCGGCTAG
- a CDS encoding proline iminopeptidase-family hydrolase produces the protein MGDAVDGNRTIREGTIPVPGGKVWYRIVNPEAPGIPLLALHGGPGATHDYLEPLETLADRRPVVLYDQLGGGNSDRPEDRSLWTLERFVEELATVRRSLGLLRVCLLGQSWGAMLAVDYLLSRRPEGVACLILSGPCLSASRWAADQRRYLSLLPEQTQADIAECEDAEDFSSPRYLDAMMAFYRRHLCRMEPWPECLNRTFERMGRGVYEHMWGPSEFTIRGSLKRFEGAERLGELRLPALFTCGRFDEAAPATTAFYHRMLPGSELAVLEEASHNHHLEKTGEYLALVRGLLDRVDPPLIRGQRLRPRPPLP, from the coding sequence ATGGGGGATGCGGTGGACGGGAACAGGACGATCCGGGAGGGCACGATCCCAGTTCCGGGCGGGAAGGTCTGGTACCGGATCGTGAACCCCGAAGCGCCGGGGATCCCGCTGCTCGCGCTCCACGGAGGCCCCGGCGCCACGCATGACTACCTCGAGCCGCTGGAGACGCTGGCCGACAGAAGACCCGTCGTCCTGTACGACCAGCTCGGGGGCGGCAATTCGGACAGGCCGGAGGACCGGTCGCTGTGGACGCTCGAGCGTTTCGTGGAGGAGCTCGCGACGGTGCGCCGGTCTCTCGGCCTCCTGCGCGTCTGCCTCCTCGGCCAGTCGTGGGGGGCGATGCTGGCGGTCGACTACCTTCTTTCGCGGAGACCGGAAGGCGTGGCCTGCCTGATCCTGTCCGGCCCCTGCCTGAGCGCGTCGAGGTGGGCGGCGGACCAGCGGCGGTACCTGTCCCTCCTTCCCGAACAGACACAGGCGGACATCGCGGAGTGCGAGGACGCGGAGGATTTTTCCTCCCCGCGGTATCTGGATGCGATGATGGCCTTCTATCGGCGCCACCTCTGCCGGATGGAGCCATGGCCGGAATGCTTGAACCGGACCTTCGAGAGGATGGGCCGCGGGGTATACGAGCATATGTGGGGGCCGAGCGAATTCACGATCCGGGGCTCGCTGAAACGGTTCGAGGGGGCGGAGCGGCTCGGGGAACTCCGGCTTCCCGCGCTCTTCACCTGCGGCCGCTTCGACGAGGCGGCGCCCGCGACGACCGCGTTCTACCACCGGATGCTCCCGGGGTCGGAACTCGCCGTTCTCGAGGAGGCCTCGCACAACCACCACCTCGAAAAGACCGGCGAATATCTCGCCCTCGTGCGGGGCCTCCTCGACCGCGTCGACCCGCCCCTCATCCGCGGTCAGCGCCTCCGGCCGCGCCCGCCTCTTCCGTGA
- a CDS encoding cold shock domain-containing protein, translating to MARGTVKWFDERKGFGFITPESGEDLFVHHSSILMEGFKTLEDGEAVEFDVAPGRKGQQAINVRRQSA from the coding sequence ATGGCACGAGGCACAGTGAAGTGGTTCGACGAGCGGAAGGGCTTCGGTTTCATCACGCCCGAGAGCGGTGAGGATCTTTTCGTCCATCACAGCTCGATCCTGATGGAGGGGTTCAAGACCCTCGAGGATGGCGAGGCGGTGGAGTTCGACGTCGCCCCCGGTCGCAAGGGCCAGCAGGCCATCAATGTGCGGCGGCAGTCTGCCTGA